A genome region from Brassica oleracea var. oleracea cultivar TO1000 chromosome C2, BOL, whole genome shotgun sequence includes the following:
- the LOC106320623 gene encoding uncharacterized protein LOC106320623, whose amino-acid sequence MGQAKGCWILQRVVPSDKSANSYSVSLLLSPVVSVWDCIVRKMRYTYVPEWV is encoded by the coding sequence ATGGGACAAGCCAAGGGATGCTGGATATTACAACGAGTGGTTCCAAGTGATAAGTCTGCAAACTCCTACAGCGTCTCTCTTCTCTTATCTCCTGTTGTGTCTGTTTGGGATTGTATCGTTCGTAAAATGAGGTATACCTACGTACCTGAGTGGGTGTAG
- the LOC106320606 gene encoding chromatin assembly factor 1 subunit A-B, producing the protein MDNSSLMRQQDQPIVGEGKKKKKQGKDEADRIKQAEKKKRRLEKNLAASLAIRAELEKKKQRIKEGHQEAADEESWAKKMKQEKDELERVKRAEKKKIRLEKSLANSAAIRAELEKKKLKKLEEQRRLDEEGAAIAEAAALHVLLGEDSDDSCRTMLNQETGFKPWDCTAKLNLSTSGRNGFFPHQAVHRSRVSDCNWSVSYEPSARGWDNSNMGLSADLIAAQAVSSLQISENAIVDAVVFNGMFRR; encoded by the coding sequence ATGGATAATAGTAGCTTAATGCGTCAACAAGATCAGCCGATTGTTGGAGAAGGGAAGAAGAAGAAGAAGCAAGGGAAAGATGAAGCGGATAGAATCAAACAAGCCGAGAAGAAGAAGCGACGTCTTGAGAAAAATCTTGCTGCTTCTTTAGCGATCAGGGCTGAGCTAGAGAAGAAGAAACAAAGGATCAAGGAAGGACATCAAGAAGCAGCAGATGAAGAAAGCTGGGCCAAGAAGATGAAGCAGGAGAAAGACGAGCTGGAGCGTGTCAAACGAGCGGAGAAGAAAAAGATTCGTCTGGAGAAATCTCTTGCTAATTCTGCAGCTATCAGGGCTGAGTTAGAGAAGAAGAAGCTTAAAAAGCTAGAGGAACAAAGAAGATTGGATGAGGAAGGTGCCGCTATTGCAGAGGCTGCTGCTCTGCATGTCTTACTAGGCGAGGACTCTGATGACTCGTGTCGAACCATGCTAAACCAAGAAACGGGGTTCAAGCCTTGGGATTGTACTGCCAAACTCAATCTTTCTACAAGCGGAAGAAACGGGTTCTTTCCTCACCAAGCGGTTCACAGAAGCAGAGTAAGTGACTGTAACTGGTCAGTCTCATATGAGCCTTCTGCAAGGGGATGGGATAACAGTAACATGGGATTATCGGCTGATTTGATTGCTGCTCAAGC